From the Bradyrhizobium ontarionense genome, the window CTGCCGCGCCATCACGTCGTGCCGGAGGTCCAGGCTGAGCCGCAAGCCGTCAATGGCGCCGCCAAGGAGCCGGCCGCAGCCGAGCCGAAGCCGCGCGCCGACCTGACCGGGCAGGGCACCATCCTGCTGGTGGAGGACGAGGAGGGTTTGCGGGCCTTGAACGCGCGCGGTTTGCGCTCGCGCGGCTACAGCGTCATCGAGGCGTCGAACGGCGTCGAGGCGATGGAGGCGCTGGAGGAGCGCGACGGCAATGTCGATCTCGTGGTCTCCGACGTGGTCATGCCCGAGATGGACGGTCCGACACTGTTGAAGGTGATGCGCGAACGCAATCCGGAGATCAGGATCATCTTCGTGTCCGGCTATGCCGAGGATGCGTTCGAGAAGAGCCTGCCGGAAAACCAGCAATTCGCGTTCCTGCCGAAGCCGTTCACGCTCAGCCAGCTGGTCGCGGCGGTCAAGGAAACCATGGCGCCGCAATAGGTTACCAGGGAGATTTGGCAATGTGGCGGAAATCAGTCGTTCCCGCGACCGAGCGCCGCAGCCGCGCGGCCTCGTGCCGCCTTCCTTTTTCCGCTGACGTGCCCATCTTACGGGCATCCCCATTCCGGGGATTTTGGGAAACGAAGATGAGCTTCATGCAGCGCAAAGGCAGCCTCTTGAAGGCGATGGCCGTGATTCTGTCACTGGCGCTGCCGACGGTGCTCGCCGTTTCGGCGGCTGACGCCCGGATCGGCGGCGGCTCCAGCTCGGGCTCCCGCGGCACGCGGACCTTTTCCGCGCCGCCTTCGACCTCGACCGCGCCGGGATCGGCGTCTCCGTTCAATCGCACCATCACCCAGCCGGGTCAGCCTGGCGGCGGCTTCAACACGGCGGCGCCTGCGCGCGGCGGCTTGTTCGGCGGCCGCGCCGGCGGCCTGCTCGGCGGGCTCGCGGCCGGCTTCCTCGGCGCAGGCCTGTTCGGGATGCTGTTCGGCGGCGGCCTGTTCTCCGGGTTGGGCGGCTTCGCCTCGATCCTCGGCCTGATCCTGCAGATCGTGCTGGTCGTGTTCCTGGTGCGCATGGCGATGGCCTGGTGGCAGCGCCGCAACCAGCCGGCCTATGCCGCAGGTCCGGCGCCGTCGCCCACCGACAGCCAGCAGAGCTTCCGCTCGGGCTTCGGTGGTCTTGGCGGCTTCGGCGGCAGCAACCCGCCGCCGCTGCAGATCCTGCCGGCCGACTATGAGGCGTTCGAGCGGCTGCTCGGCGAGATCCAGTCCGCCTGGTCGAACGAGGACGTTGGCCGCCTGCGGCTGTCGGCGACGCCGGAGATGGCCTCCTATTTCGAGCGCGATCTCGAGCAGAACCAGGGCCGTGGCGTGGTCAACAAGGTCTCCGGCGTCAAGCTGCTGCAGGGCGACCTCGCCGAATCCTGGCGCGAGGGCGGCGCCGACTACGCGACGGTGGCGATGCGCTTCACGCTGGCCGACAAGACCATCGAGCGCGCCTCGGGCCGCGTGGTCGAAGGCTCCGATCAGCCGCAGGAGGTCACCGAGATCTGGACCTTCCTGCGTCACCCCGGCGCCGACTGGCAGCTGTCGGCGATCCAGCAGGTCAGCTGAGCCGACTTTGAGACGATCATCAGGCGCCGCGGCACCGTCCGCGGCGCCTTTGCTTTGCGCTTCCCGGCCGGCGCGGAATAATCTCGGACGTGACGGGTTGCCCAATTTGAACGACATCGCACCCAAGCGATGCGCAAAAGCGATATCCACGCGGGAGGACGACATGACATCGATCCGGACCATCACGATCAGGAGTGCGCTGCTCGCCGCCATCTGCGGCGCGTCCGGCCTGGTGCCGCAAGCCGCCGCCCAGGGCGGTGACATGAGCTTCTTCCTGACCAGCACGGGCGTCGGCAGCGGCGGCAATCTCGGCGGCCTCGCGGGTGCCGACAAGCACTGCCAGACCCTGGCGCAGGCGGCCGGAGCCGGCGCCAGGACGTGGCGCGCCTATCTCTCCACCCAGGCCGCCGACGGCCAGCCGGCGGTCAATGCCCGCGACCGCATCGGCAAGGGGCCGTGGCAGAACGCCAAGGGCGTCGTCATCGCCAAGGACGTCGCCGAGCTGCACGGCGCCAACAATCTCACCAAGCAGACGGTGCTGAGCGAGAAGGGCGAGGTCATCAACGGCCGCGGCGACACGCCCAACCGTCACGACGTGCTGACCGGATCGCAGCCCGACGGCACCGCGTTCGCGACCAGCGAGGATCGCACCTGCCGCAACTGGACCAGCGCGACGCAGGGCGCGGCCATGGTCGGCCATT encodes:
- a CDS encoding Tim44 domain-containing protein, encoding MQRKGSLLKAMAVILSLALPTVLAVSAADARIGGGSSSGSRGTRTFSAPPSTSTAPGSASPFNRTITQPGQPGGGFNTAAPARGGLFGGRAGGLLGGLAAGFLGAGLFGMLFGGGLFSGLGGFASILGLILQIVLVVFLVRMAMAWWQRRNQPAYAAGPAPSPTDSQQSFRSGFGGLGGFGGSNPPPLQILPADYEAFERLLGEIQSAWSNEDVGRLRLSATPEMASYFERDLEQNQGRGVVNKVSGVKLLQGDLAESWREGGADYATVAMRFTLADKTIERASGRVVEGSDQPQEVTEIWTFLRHPGADWQLSAIQQVS
- a CDS encoding lectin; translation: MTSIRTITIRSALLAAICGASGLVPQAAAQGGDMSFFLTSTGVGSGGNLGGLAGADKHCQTLAQAAGAGARTWRAYLSTQAADGQPAVNARDRIGKGPWQNAKGVVIAKDVAELHGANNLTKQTVLSEKGEVINGRGDTPNRHDVLTGSQPDGTAFATSEDRTCRNWTSATQGAAMVGHSDRMGLRDDDASKSWNNSHPSRGPDGGCSQADLKSTGGDGLLYCFAAN